In Erigeron canadensis isolate Cc75 chromosome 6, C_canadensis_v1, whole genome shotgun sequence, the following are encoded in one genomic region:
- the LOC122603643 gene encoding caffeoyl-CoA O-methyltransferase-like, giving the protein MATIGETQPAKHQEVGHKSLLQSDALYQYILETSVYPREPESMKELREVTAKHPWNLMTTSADEGQFLNMLLKLINAKNTMEIGVYTGYSLLSTALALPEDGKILALDINRENYEIGLPIIEKAGVAHKIDFREGPALPLLDQMVDDVKFHGSFDFIFVDADKDNYLNYHKRLIDLVKIGGVIGYDNTLWNGSLVAPADAPLRKYVRYYRDFVLELNKALAVDPRVEICQLPVGDGITLCRRIS; this is encoded by the exons atggcAACAATTGGAGAAACTCAACCCGCGAAACACCAAGAAGTTGGCCACAAGAGCCTCCTTCAAAGCGATGCGCTTTATCAATACATTCTTGAAACGAGTGTTTACCCAAGAGAGCCCGAATCCATGAAAGAGCTACGTGAGGTCACTGCTAAACACCCTTG GAATCTCATGACAACATCAGCTGATGAAGGACAGTTTTTGAACATGCTTCTTAAGCTCATAAACGCTAAGAACACTATGGAAATCGGTGTATACACCGGTTATTCCCTTCTTTCTACCGCTCTTGCTCTCCCAGAAGATGGCAAGATATTGGCTTTAGACATAAACCGTGAGAATTACGAAATTGGACTTCCAATTATCGAGAAAGCCGGTGTAGCCCACAAGATCGACTTCAGAGAGGGCCCTGCTCTGCCTCTTCTTGACCAAATGGTGGACGATGTCAAGTTCCATGGATCATTCGATTTTATTTTTGTGGATGCTGACAAAGACAACTACCTTAACTACCACAAGAGACTAATTGATCTTGTCAAAATCGGGGGAGTCATTGGCTACGATAACACCCTTTGGAACGGGTCGTTGGTCGCCCCTGCTGATGCACCCCTCAGGAAGTATGTCAGGTATTACAGGGATTTCGTGCTAGAGCTCAACAAAGCATTGGCTGTTGACCCACGTGTGGAAATTTGCCAGCTTCCCGTTGGTGATGGAATCACTTTGTGCCGTCGTATAAGCTAA
- the LOC122606043 gene encoding caffeoyl-CoA O-methyltransferase-like, producing MATIGETQPAKHQEVGHKSLLQSDALYQYILETSVYPREPESMKELREVTAKHPWNLMTTSADEGQFLNMLLKLINAKNTMEIGVYTGYSLLSTALALPEDGKILALDINRENYEIGLPIIEKAGVAHKIDFREGPALPLLDQMVDDVKFHGSFDFIFVDADKDNYLNYHKRLIDLVKIGGVIGYDNTLWNGSLVAPADAPLRKYVRYYRDFVLELNKALAVDPRVEICQLPVGDGITLCRRIS from the exons ATGGCAACAATCGGAGAAACTCAACCCGCGAAACACCAAGAAGTTGGCCACAAGAGTCTCCTTCAAAGCGACGCGCTTTACCAATACATTCTTGAAACCAGCGTTTACCCGAGAGAGCCCGAATCCATGAAAGAGCTACGCGAGGTCACTGCTAAACACCCTTG GAATCTCATGACCACATCCGCGGACGAAGGACAGTTTTTGAACATGCTTCTTAAGCTCATAAACGCTAAGAACACGATGGAGATCGGTGTATACACCGGTTATTCCCTTCTTTCTACCGCTCTTGCTCTCCCAGAAGATGGCAAGATATTGGCTTTAGACATAAACCGTGAAAATTACGAAATTGGTCTTCCGATTATTGAGAAAGCTGGCGTAGCTCACAAGATCGACTTCAGAGAGGGCCCTGCTCTGCCCCTTCTTGACCAAATGGTGGACGATGTCAAGTTCCATGgatcatttgattttatttttgtggaTGCTGACAAAGACAACTACCTTAACTACCACAAGAGATTAATTGACCTTGTCAAAATCGGGGGAGTCATTGGTTACGATAACACCCTTTGGAACGGGTCGTTGGTCGCCCCTGCTGATGCACCCCTCAGGAAGTATGTCAGGTATTACCGAGATTTCGTGTTAGAGCTTAACAAAGCGTTGGCTGTTGATCCAAGAGTCGAGATTTGTCAGCTTCCAGTCGGTGATGGAATTACCTTGTGCCGTCGTATAAGCTAA